In Pseudomonas poae, a single genomic region encodes these proteins:
- a CDS encoding tripartite tricarboxylate transporter TctB family protein, translating into MLLQRIFASVMLLVCAGLALMAWPYQAAFSYEPVGPRAYPLLMLGLMSLGLIYMLFRPQPTKHTEEEPALDRETLIKIGICVGLLIVFAGTFESLGFILSSMLIGIPMARLYGGRWLPSVVIVSLMAIGLYLLFDKAMDVPLPLGLLDVLEN; encoded by the coding sequence ATGCTTTTACAACGCATTTTCGCTTCTGTGATGTTGCTGGTGTGCGCCGGCCTCGCGCTGATGGCCTGGCCGTATCAGGCGGCGTTTTCCTACGAGCCGGTGGGGCCTCGTGCCTACCCGCTGCTCATGCTCGGGCTGATGAGCCTGGGCCTGATCTACATGCTGTTTCGCCCGCAGCCGACCAAACACACTGAAGAAGAACCCGCACTGGACCGCGAAACCCTGATCAAGATCGGCATTTGTGTCGGCTTGCTGATCGTGTTCGCCGGCACCTTTGAATCGCTCGGTTTCATCCTCAGCAGCATGTTGATCGGCATCCCCATGGCACGCCTGTACGGCGGCCGCTGGTTGCCAAGTGTGGTGATCGTCAGCCTGATGGCCATCGGTCTTTATCTGCTGTTCGATAAAGCCATGGATGTGCCGCTGCCCCTCGGTCTGCTCGACGTTCTGGAGAACTGA